In Stigmatopora nigra isolate UIUO_SnigA chromosome 2, RoL_Snig_1.1, whole genome shotgun sequence, a single window of DNA contains:
- the rep15 gene encoding rab15 effector protein: MGENMSKPSIQPFEDLALFTSFKPYSPTVTNNSNPPRPSIFSTLRRPPPSKPNDFIPLFSDCITAASSQTQEYLLFKDPEDKFHPSSEALTQIFLMTYISQSVNLNLTDIFNCTVMTPEQRILLGADWVWAVLEKPTKNPRVQIAVQVIHLSDKEGGEECVSPQETCSETVQMAQRETSDKNIYERMVGFCTSVGKDCYALFLFLGRKNDKGNIYGVLSNNFEAAVGKCHRIDRALLENFFKGSRYLHTPSGMMQAIISKSEGDPLTLMIKFS; encoded by the exons ATGGGGGAGAACATGAGTAAACCCTCTATTCAGCCCTTTGAAGACCTTGCCCTCTTCACATCCTTCAAGCCCTATAGCCCTACTGTCACCAATAACAGCAACCCCCCTCGTCCTTCGATCTTCTCCACGCTGAGACGTCCCCCGCCCTCCAAGCCCAATGATTTCATACCTCTTTTCAGTGACTGCATCACTGCGGCCTCATCTCAAACTCAGGAGTACCTTCTCTTCAAAGACCCAGAGGACAAGTTCCACCCCAGCTCGGAGGCCCTCACTCAG ATCTTCCTTATGACTTATATCTCCCAGAGCGTCAATCTCAACTTGACCGACATCTTCAATTGCACGGTCATGACACCTGAGCAACGCATCTTGCTGGGGGCCGATTGGGTGTGGGCTGTGCTGGAGAAACCCACAAAAAATCCTCGTGTTCAGATCGCTGTACAGGTGATCCACCTGTCCGACAAGGAGGGCGGTGAAGAATGTGTTTCTCCCCAGGAGACGTGCAGTGAAACTGTCCAAATGGCCCAGAGAGAGACCagtgacaaaaacatttacGAGAGGATGGTGGGCTTTTGCACATCCGTTGGCAAGGACTGCTATGCACTCTTTTTGTTCTTAGGTAGGAAAAACGACAAAGGCAATATCTACGGCGTTCTCAGCAACAACTTTGAAGCAGCTGTTGGGAAGTGCCACAGGATCGACAGAGCTCTCCTTGAGAATTTCTTCAAGGGGTCTCGGTACCTGCACACCCCATCTGGAATGATGCAGGCCATCATCTCCAAGAGTGAGGGAGACCCTCTCACTCTCATGATTAAATTTAGCTGA